The following DNA comes from Aquila chrysaetos chrysaetos chromosome 9, bAquChr1.4, whole genome shotgun sequence.
GCGTGGGGGGCAGCCCCTGCTCTTGGGGGTCCCATGGCAGTTTTTGGCGGATTCGTGTGCGCAGGGACATCCCTGCTTGTCCCACCAGGCTCAGCCTGTTCTCGGCTTTGTCTCCCTGCTGCAGTTCCCGTGCTGAGGTCAAGCTGGGCCGCTCAGAGAGCTTGAAAGGCCGAGAGGAGATGAAGAAATCCCGGAAAGCAGAAAACGTGCCTCGATCCCGTAGTGATGTGGACATGGATGCCGCAGCCGAGGCCACGAGACTTCACCAGTCGGCATCATCTTCCGCTTCCAGCTTGTCCACAAGGTGGGAGATGCCATCCGAGCCCTGGCCAGGGAGGACCTGGGTTCCCCTGGGCATGTTTGGCTTCAAAGGGGATCTGGGACACCCAGGGGTCTGAAAGCTGAACCCCTTGGGCTGAGACGCTGTCTCTTGGGAAGGGAAGGCTTTTGCTGAGCCTGTGGGTCAAGGCCAAGCCCCAGCCATGCACAGTGGGGtggtcccagccccacagcacccagctGTCTGCAGAGCCTCCTGGCCAATGTTTGCCAGGGGAGAACAGAAAGAATTGGGCTTTAATTCCCATTTGTGCCCCAAACCCCTTTCGCAGCCAGTAGCACTGGACCCACATCTGGAGGGGCTTATGGAAATACTGCTGGGTGCTGCCCCACGGGGTGCAGCaatgggaggagaggggccAGGATGTCGGGACATCGGGACATGAGAGTGActctcccatccctccccaggTCGCTGGAAAATCCCACCCCCCCATACACGCCGAAGATGGGACGCAGGTGAGTGGCCCAGCCTCGGTCTCTGCCATCTTTACCGAGCCGGCCGGGGTCCCTGGAGCCAGTTTTCCTTCAGAGCAGGAGAGTCACTGTAGGGGTGTGCCAGGGCTGTGCCTCGGCTTTGGGGGTCAGAGGGGCTCCATCTGTGCCTTCCTAGCTTTTCCCTCCCTGTAGGCGAGCCTTGACAGAGCACAAGGGGAGGCAgtgcccagggctgccctgggaGGGAGTCCCCTGTTAGTTCTCCATCCTCCTGGGGCAAGGGGGCACCTCTGTTCCCTTGTGTCTCACGCAGGAGCTTAAAGGACCTATATAGATGTCTGCTGGGGGACCTAGTCTTTTAGCTCAAGAGTCAGAGGCTTGTACTTCTTGTGCTGAAGGCCCCGGGTTCAAGCCGAAATAGGGCCCAGGTAGATATTGGCTGTACTGGGAGTGCTGCGGGGTGGGCTGGCTTCATGCGGGTGGCTGCAGAGTACTCCCACTGCCACCTTTCACCCTCCCAGGAGCATCGAGTCGCCCAACCTGGGTTTTGGCGTGGACCCCTTCCTGCCTCATCTCCTGGAGGATGAGCAGGGCCAGCTCTCTGACCTGGAGCCCGAGCTGGACTCCCAGAACTGGCAGCACATGGTCAGCCGGGAGCTGGTGGCCAACCTGCCGCAGAAGGAGATCGACCGACAAGAGGTGATCAATGGTAAGGAACACAGGACATGCCAGGGATGCAAGGGAACCCCCAGCAGCGCgccccagcactgcagggctCCCCTGGGCGCTTCTCCACCCCTGTGCCTTTCACACAGAGCTCTTTGCCACCGAAGGGTCTCACCTCCGCATCCTCCGAGTCCTTGACCTCCTCTTTTACCAGCGGATGAGGAAGGAGAGCCTGCTGTCCCGGGAAGAGCTGGCGCTCCTCTTCCCCAACCTCCCTGACCTGATAGAAATCCACAGTAAGTCTCTTCCTGCTCGGATCCTGCTCTCCCCTGGAAATAACCCCCTACAGTGGGAGCAGAGGGTGGCCCATGTGGCCCACGGCTGCACAGGGCTCCTGTGTGGTCACCCACCATTCAGACCAGTCCTGCTGACAGCATCATGCCATCTCACTGCTCCAGCCTCTCCGTTCCGTCTCCTGGGAGTGATCCAGAGCCTGTTTTTTCCAGGCTTTGCCAGTGCCTGTGTCTGGGACACCTGGTCTGTAGCAGGCCTTGCTGTAGCCCGCATACCAGGCCCACACACCAGGCCTTGGTGTCACACTCCTTGACACACTGCATCTGTGATGGCAGCAATCGAagcccctcctgcctgcacccatgCTGGAGAGCTGGCAGGGACCCTCTGGGGCAGGCAGCTCAGCGACTGCTTGCACAGACGAGTCATGGGTGGCCACAGCTCCGCCGTTCACATGAGTCCTGTCTCTCACATCCTCATTCAGATTCTCTCTCCGAATCCATGAAGAAGCTCCGTGAAGAAGGACCAATCATCAAAGAAATTGGGGATCTCATGCTGTCTCGGGTAAGGGGGGACAGGTGTGGTAGACATCTTCTTGCCCTCCAGTGTGGAGGGGTTGACATCTTTAAGGGGAGGTGGAGGTAACTGTCATGCTGCCCTCTGGCCATGACTGTGCTCAGAGCAGACGAGGTTGGGGAGACTCGGGGCTCAGGGCCAAGACTGGGGGGTGCCTGAGCCCGGTTCTCCTTTGCACCCCCCCAGTTCGATGGCCTGGCCAAAGAGGAAATCCAGCAGGTCGCTGCTGACTTCTGCTCTTACCAATCCATCGCCCTAGAGCTGATCAAAACCAAGCAGCGCAAGGAGACCCGTTTCCAGATCTTCATGCAGGTTTGTCCCTCTCCTGGGCAGTCCTTGCCCTGGTGCTCCCCTGGCTTCCCCCAATACCACCTCGGGGCTTTCgccctcttccctccaccctaggaagcagaaagcaatCCGCAGTGCCGGCGCCTGCAGCTGAAGGACTTGATCATCTCCGAAATGCAGCGCCTGACCAAGTACCCGCTGCTGTTGGAGAACATCATCAAGCACACCGAGGgtaggggctgggggggcaccgggggctTGTCCCCAGGGTCGCTTGGCTGCATGCTCCCATCTCCAGCACATCCTTCAGCTGGCGGGAGGCGATCGCTTTCTACCGTGGGGCTCGTGCCTCTCTTGTTGCCACCCAGAGCAAAATCCCAGGGCGGTGGGGAGGATGTGCTGCCTTTCCAGCAGAAAGAGCCAGGCCAGGGGGGTCCTGAGGGTGGGAAAATCTCCCTCTCATCAGCAGGGAGCTCTGGGCCAGTGGCATTTTCTGCCCAGGATGTGGCTGGGAGCCTGTCACAGTGAGATGAGGACAGCCCCATCTTCTCTGGTTGCTGCTGCCCACTGACCCACTCTCACCTCTCTGCCATCCCAGCGGGCACCTCGGAGCATGACAAGCTGTGCCGAGCCCGGGACCAGTGCCGGGACATCCTCAAGTATGTGAACGAGGCAGTGAAGCAAGCAGAGAACCGGCACCGGCTGGAAGGCTACCAGAAACGCCTGGATGCCACCTCGCTGGAGAGGACCAGCAATCCGCTGGCAGCTGAGTTCAAGGTAGCCTCAGCTCCCGGGCAGCGGTGGGTGACTGGCAGGGGtctgcccggccccggcccacACTCATCACCACCCTCGGCTTCCTACAGAGCCTGGACCTCACTTCCCGGCGCATGATCCACGAAGGGCCGCTCACCTGGCGCATCAGCAAGGACAAGACTGTGGGTACGGACCTTCCCCACCACCTGGTACCGGGAGCACTGGGAGACCTCTCCCTGGATCCTCAGCATCCCCCAGGACATGGGCATTTtaccccagccccagcagcattACAGGGACCCCTTTAGTCCCCCTTTGCTGCATCCACCGGGTCATCGTCCCTCCTGGCTGCAAGGAGGGAGGTTCCACCTGGCTTGTGAGCGCATCCCTGGCTGAGCCTTCGTGCTCtgtctcctctcccaccccagacCTGCACGTGCTGCTCCTTGAGGACCTCttggtgctgctgcagaagcaggatGAGAAACTGGTGCTCAAGTGCCACAGCAAGACGGCACTGGGCTCTTCGGACAACAAGCAGACCTTCAGTCCCGTCCTCAAGCTCAACTCAGTGCTCATCCGCTCTGTTGCCACAGGTAGGAAGAAAGGCCAGGGAGAAGCCATGGGGGCTGGCAGCGAGGACCGCCTGTCTTCCAGCCATGTCCCACTGCAGCCATGCTGGTGACTGCAGTGCCAAGTGGGTCGGGTTAAAGCCCTCGCCATGCTCTGACCTTCCTCATCACTCTTGGTCATCCCATACAGATAAACGAGCCCTCTTCATCATCTGCACGTCGGAGTTGGGACCCCAGATCTATGAACTGGTGGCACTGACGTCCTCTGAGAAAAACACGTAAGGCTCGGCGGGATGTGTCCTGGTAGCAATGGGCAGTGCCTGCCCAGGGTGGGGGCTTCTCTGGGGGCCAGCAGCCCCCCCGGGGAGCTGATGAGGGGCTCTCGGCCGGGCAGGTggatggagctgctggaggaggcggTGCAGAGTGCCACAAGGAATGCCACCTTCCCCCCCAAGCGCCGGACGCCAGAACCCACCCGCGTGGCATCCTCCAGGTGAGCAGCCCAGCCCTTGCTGGGAGCCAGGGTCCTAGCCCAGTCCCGTGCTGGGCGGGTGCCGGGGGACGAGGCCAGCAGGCTGCTGGTCTCTCTGGAGGGCGgttgggatggggacaggggtcTTCCCTGGTcactggggacatgggggtgGCTGCCAGGGCGCCTTGCACCTTGTGTGGGAGCTTTGGCAGTGTCTGCCCTGGGGTAAGTGCTGTCCCTGAGCCCTTGGCTCCTGCCTCTTACCCAACACCCCTTCTCCGTCTTCGCAGCCTGGTGTTACAGGACCCCGATGCCTCCCCAATCCTGTCCCGAGGCACCAGCTctggagcagaggcagaggcagaggatTGCTCCTCAGGTGAGCTCCCCGCGGCCCTGCCTGCCGCACGCTGCTTGCACCCTGCCAATCTTTCAGGGATGGGACATGGGTCTGAGCaattcctcttctccctgcagcGGATGACAATCCCACCGTGCTCCTGGGCAGGGAGAAGCCCCTGGCGCTGCTGGAGGAGTCGGTGAGCAGTGAcgtggaggaaggggaggaagagctccctgcagcccccctgcccaCAGGGACCGACCTGGAGGTGGCTGACACCCTCCCAACCGAGCAGCCAGGGCCCCCCATGCGCCTACCACTCCCAGGGCCCATCAGCACGGAGGGTCTGGCCGAGGCAGCGCTGGAGGATGGTGAGTGCTGTGGGGGGCTCCGGTGGGGAGGACCCCCCCACCGCAATGCCAGCCTCTCCCCAAGGTAGCTGAAACCCAAAACCAcctcttcccccctccttccACGTCCCATCCCAGTGGAGAACCTGCGGCTCCTGATCCTACGGAGGCTTCTGCCCTGCCGGGACGCGGAGCCTGAGGATGACCTGACACCCACGCCGTCGGTCATCGGGGGTGCCGGCCAGGCCTGGGTCTCGGTCCTCTCCAGCCAGGATTCGGCTTCCCAGGAGGTGCTGGCAGAGCCTCCGAACACTGCCGAAGACACGAAGCTCCAGTCGAGCCAGGAGATGGACGAGACAGCTCCGGCTGCTGAGGCGCCGAGCAGCTACAAAGTCGTCCGAAAAGGTAGAGGGGGCAACAGTGAGGGTCCTCGGCCaagcagggtggggggcaggcACCAGGGATCCCCTCTCCTCTACCTGATCTGCCCCTTGCTGGGATTTGGGGTCTCACTCCCTGCTTTCCTGCGTGAGCTTTGCTGGATCAGCGCTGGGGGCTTGCACGGGGGGCCCAGGGGTGCGGGTGaaccctctcctctctcctatATGCACCCCAAGACTGTGGGGGCTCTGACAGGTGCCGGTGGCAGGATACTGATGGGGTGCTGATGGATGCCAGTATTGGGGTGCTGGTGATGGGTGCTGATGGATGCTGGTGATGGCTGCTGATGGATGCTGGTATTGGGGTGCGGGTGATGGGTGCTGATAGATGCCGGTATTGGGGTGCTGGTGGCAGGATGCTGTTGGGTGCTGGTGGTGGGTGCCGGTGATGGGGTGCCGGTGGCGGGGCCTGCTcactccttccctctccctcccgccCTCTCTTTTCGGGGTGCACAGCCCAGGTGGAGGGTGCTAAGGAGGCCACGCCCTTGCCAGGCAGCAGCCAATCAGAAACTGAGCTGCAGGAAGGAGGCGGAACTAATGTAGATGGTAAAGAgaccccccatcccctccccagacCTCGCAGGGTGTCCCCAAGTCCCCAGGAGGGCCAGGTTCCCATTTCCCCACCAAGGGATGCCCTCACGTCCTTTGAGGGGAGCTGTGTCCCCTAAGGGGACATGTGTCCCtggcggggggacggggacagggatggtGTCACCTGCGGGAACCTGTCCCTGTGGCGAGGGCGGATGACAACACAGATGGACACCGTGTCCATGAGGACTGTCCCCATGGCCGAGGACACCCAGTGCCACTGCAGCCCTAACCCTGACGCCATGATCCAGAATGAGCTGGAAATGGGTCTGTGGCCGCATCCTGCTGTGAAGGGGCACAACCTGCTGCCCCctacgggggggggggtgcgggaCCTCGGGGAAGCAACCCCGCCCCCCCAGGGGGTGCCACCAACACCTACCCGAGCAGGTCCCTGCGACACTAATGCTGCTCATCCCCTCTTCAGGCAACTACTTCTACGTCAGCATGCCTGCAGGACCGCCCCAGACCCCAGACCTAGACCCCGcgctgccccccagccccctgcgGGGCTCCCCGCAGGAGGCACCCACCCATCCCAGCCCCACCGAGGGGTCCCTGGATCCCACAGCTCCCCTCCGTGACGTGGACCTCATCTTCCGCACCATCGAGCAGCTGACACTGAAGCTCAACAGGCTGAAAGTGAGCTCCCCAAATTGGGGAAAGCTGGGGGGTGGTGTGTCCTGTCAGGGTGTCATGGAGGGGGGCGGACGTGGGCCTCGACCCCAAACCTGTGCCCACCCCTCTGACCTGACACCCTTTCTCCCGGGCACTCTCCAGGCTGTCGAAACAGCCCACCGGGAGCTGCTGCGGTCCCTGGGACGCAGCTCCTCGACCGACGCCACCCCCctggggggctcagccccagagATGGATGGGTGGTCCCAGCGACCCCCCAACCCCGATGGTGACAGCCCCTTGTCCTGTGCCCTCCGGAGCCTTCAGGGCCCCACCACCAACGCCCCAGGTAAGACCCACCGCCCTGCGGTGCttgccccccccatcccctcacCCTCCTGTCCCCCTCACCCCCTTCTCCCCATATCTTCCAGGCTCTAGAGCCCCCCTCGCCGAGGACCCCGCTCACGATGTCGGACTTTAGCCgcagtggggaggggggggtctcCCCCCCGAGTTGCTCAGAGCTGGGGAGCTGCCCGACAGCCCCCCCatgcccccctccccgtgccagCAGCCACGGGAGCCTCCCCCCAGACTGCCGGGGGCTTCGGCTGGAAGGAGGGAGCACGATCCGGCGGGGCCGGCAGCTGggccccccctcaccccctcGCATGGCAGCCCCGGCTCggccccaccccccccgccccccggccgCGAGAGCTGGATCTAGTCTGTATAAATGCACTTTGTTCTGTTCCTCTCCGTgctgcggccccctccccgctccctgcTGCCTATAAATATGTACGTACGTGCACCCCTCCTGTAAATAACCACCGCCAGCCCCGCCCAGCCTGCCCGGCCGGCAACCGGGGATGGGGGACAGCGAGGACGTTCCGAGCACTGGGCTCTCCTCCCTGGCTGCCGCCGGTGACAATCGGTGACCCAAGGGGGCGGCCAGGGAGCCAGGGTGATAGCCGGGGTGTGTCccacctctgctccccccccatcccttctccccctcccagaTGTCGCAGTGAGGCCAGCGCTGGGGTGTCtgatatatatattatatataatagaGTCAAGACTGACCGGTTGCTGTTCGATGCTGTATCATctggtttattttcctcctttttacgGTAAaggttttgatttcttttttgttttttttaaagaaaaggcaagaagcGAGCTCTCCTTCACCCGTGGGCGCCTGTGCAGCTCCTCGGGGGCCAGCTAGGTGCCCAATTCCTGCTCCCCCTCTTGGCcctgggttttggggagggggtcctgcggcggcggcagcagctcctggagccGCACGAAggctgggctggtgggaggGATGCGGTTCTTCTGTGGGGAAGCGGGGCATCAGGCCCTGTCCCATGGCAATGCGAGCCCCATCACCCACCTGGCTCACCTCCAGGGAGAGGCacagcagcccctgctgcccTGGCATTTTTGGCTTCTTCTCCCGCTGCTGCCCCTCCAGCACCGCCAGGAACGCGCCGAGGCCCCGTTCAGTGATGTGGTTGTCTGCGGAGTGAGAGGGCGGTCGGGGACAACCagtgggggggctgctggggacgagcccccccacccccttcacTCACGGGTCAGGTTGAGGTTGAGGAGTGCCCGGTTTCCCGGCAGGATGATGCTGCCCTGGTGCTGCCTGGCCTCCAGCAGCGGGTGCAGCTGCTTGGCCGGATCCGGCACCTGGACACAGGGGGGGCCCCTGAGGGAGTGTGGGACGCCAGAGTCgggcaccccctccccaccccatccccccagtgtcccccacCTCTGGGCTTGGCTTCTCCTGGCCACTCAGTTTTGCATCTCTGCTGTGGGCGGCTCTCAGCTCCGGTGctgccaggagagcagggagggagctgagaCAGGCACAGCCCCCCctgcgcccccccccagcccatcgGACCCTCACTCACGCTTCTTGGACTGTCTGGCCTCCTCCCTCCGCAGCGGCTCCTGCAATGGATTGGGGGAGCGGGCAGCAGCTTGCGgaccccctgcctccccccaggAGGTTGGGGAAACTGAAGCACACCTAGGGCAGCGCCTGCCCGCAAAGCCAGGGGAGTTTGGGGATatctggcagctgcctgctgggcttccccctgcccaccccgcTCCCCGCATCAGCCACCTGCCTCCTCACCTTCTTCTTGGTGGGGGTTTTGCCGTGCTTGGCCGGGGGCAGCTTGTCGGGGGCCATGCTGCCACGCAGGCTGGAGGGACGCTCTCTCTGTTCCTCCGTCTCTTTTGGGGTCTGGGGGAGAGGGGCGCTCAGGTTGCTGGGAGCATCTGACCTTTCCCAGAGGTAGGGAGGGAACGTGGCCCCCGCAAAACGAGGAGTGGGGGGAGTCTCACCATGCGGAACCGTCCCAGCGCCTCCACCAAGAGCAGCCGCCTCCTCTCTACCACTTCACCGTGCGTCAGTGCGAACGGCCCCAGGACCtggcaggcagcggggctgggctCAGGGCGGGTGAGCCACGCACCCTGCTCCCAGAGAGGTGGGAGGCACCCACCTCAGCGAGCCTGGTGGCCCCCGCGTCACCGATATCGTTGTTCGCCAGGGATAGGGAGAGCAGGGAGCGGTTCAAGCGCAAGCCCTGGAGGGCCGAGGGACAGGATGGGTGCTGGGGCGCAGGGTGCTGGGCACCCAGCTGACCCCCAAGCCCTCCCCTGCCCGCAGCAGGCAGCCCCTCCCGCTGCCCACCTTGGCAATGTAGCCGGCTCCAAGGTCCGAGATGCGGTTGAAGCTGAGGACAAGCGAGACCAGGCTGCGGTTGGAGGAGCTCAGGGTGGAAAGGCTTTGCCCAATCAACCGGGCGGCCGCATCCCCGATGCTGTTGTTGCGCAGCGAGAGGTGGGCCAGCCTGCAGGATGGGCAGTGGAGGCCTGGGCTTTGCTGCCTGCACTGAggcaggggggaggggggtcttgcagcaggcaggggctgcctgcagctgggaacCCATCAGCGGTCCCATGGGGGGAAATCAGCCAAGTGCGGCTCGATCCAGCTCCGACTCACATGCTGTCGCTCCCCATCAGCGTGTGGAAGGCAGGCTCGGGCAAGGGGTTTCCCTCCAGGCTGAGCGTCCTGTGGAGGaaacccccccacccctggcCAGCATTAACGATCCTCCCTGACACCCCTGTTCCTCAATTAGCAATAACGAGGGAGCACCCCTCGACCAACTGCGTACCGCAGACGAGGACAGTGTGCCAGCACCGCCGCCAACGCAGGGAGCAGCCGCTCTGTCAGCCCAACCTTCCAGAGGCTGCGGGAAGACAAAGCTGGGCATCAGGACCCACTGCCAGGGAGGGGATGTGCTGGTGCCTTGAGAGGGGGCTGCCTGtgaccccctccctgcctgcactcaCTGTACTGCCTGCAGGCCGGCCAGGGCGGGCAGGCACTGGCTCAGGACCCCCAGCATGTCCCCCTCGATCTTCCAGCCTGCCAGAGACAAGGAGGTCAAGGGCACAggatgggggcgggggggagatggggggaaGAGCCCCCAGATGTGGCCTCTCCCCTCCCACGAGCACTGGCATGGCTTGGGGGGGATCCCACAGGCTGATTTCCAGGGGTTCCTCAGCCCTGGGAGCCAGGGGGGACCCTGGGGCTCCCCAGGACCCACCTCGCAGGAAGATGGCACGGACACTCCGGGGGTCCTCGTGCTCCCTCTCCACCTGGATGCAGGGCTGGAAGCAGCTGTACTTGCGCTGGATGCGGGCGAGGACCTCCGCCAGCGGTAGCTCAGCGGGCTCCTCTGCGGGACGGGGACGAGGGTGGGTTGGagggtgctgccagcagccctgtgctcccccgggagggaccccatgggCACAGGGTC
Coding sequences within:
- the ARHGEF11 gene encoding rho guanine nucleotide exchange factor 11 isoform X12, with protein sequence MSVRPPQALDSSRPGSKRHLPRLSSLSSLGDSSSERRSPGHHRQPSDSSETTGLVQRCVIIQKDQHGFGFTVSGDRVVLVQSVRPGGAAMRAGVQEGDRIVKVNGTMVTNSSHLEVVKLIKSGAYVALTLLGSPPPSAGLSGSQQDVNTVGAPRITPTCPPPPPPSPLPPPQRITDPKPLQDPEVQKHATQILRNMLRQEEAELQRFYEAYSRNPATAVEEQIEGARRRVSQLQLKILQETGGSMDSGRLCGDSGLAGFRVMEGRLSLDSQDGDSVLESGTERFPSVNEISLNRNSVLSDHGLDSPRTSPVITARLFQHHRRQGSDTPFTPSAEQGLDRTGQPLIIGPEEDYDPGYFNNECDSLFQDLGKLKSRPAHLGVFLRYIFSQADPSPLLFYLCTDVCQQTTAKDSRGLGKDIWNIFLDRNAPLRVKVSEQLLAEIETRLRNGDDVRAALFEAQEMVMPEIQEQIQDYRTKRTMGLGSLYGENDLLDLDGDPQKERQVAEKQLAQLGDILSKYEEDRSSPMAFALSTYMNHTGIRSREPRVAGTSEKAQSLPDRDKWLPFFPKTKKSSSWVSQQSSSTKKDKDAMEDKKRNPILKYIGKPKISSQSTFHVPLSPVEAVKPGNVRNIIQHFENNQHYESQEPGTQRLSTGSFPEDLLESDGSRAEVKLGRSESLKGREEMKKSRKAENVPRSRSDVDMDAAAEATRLHQSASSSASSLSTRSLENPTPPYTPKMGRRSIESPNLGFGVDPFLPHLLEDEQGQLSDLEPELDSQNWQHMVSRELVANLPQKEIDRQEVINELFATEGSHLRILRVLDLLFYQRMRKESLLSREELALLFPNLPDLIEIHNSLSESMKKLREEGPIIKEIGDLMLSRFDGLAKEEIQQVAADFCSYQSIALELIKTKQRKETRFQIFMQEAESNPQCRRLQLKDLIISEMQRLTKYPLLLENIIKHTEAGTSEHDKLCRARDQCRDILKYVNEAVKQAENRHRLEGYQKRLDATSLERTSNPLAAEFKSLDLTSRRMIHEGPLTWRISKDKTVDLHVLLLEDLLVLLQKQDEKLVLKCHSKTALGSSDNKQTFSPVLKLNSVLIRSVATDKRALFIICTSELGPQIYELVALTSSEKNTWMELLEEAVQSATRNATFPPKRRTPEPTRVASSSLVLQDPDASPILSRGTSSGAEAEAEDCSSADDNPTVLLGREKPLALLEESVSSDVEEGEEELPAAPLPTGTDLEVADTLPTEQPGPPMRLPLPGPISTEGLAEAALEDVENLRLLILRRLLPCRDAEPEDDLTPTPSVIGGAGQAWVSVLSSQDSASQEVLAEPPNTAEDTKLQSSQEMDETAPAAEAPSSYKVVRKGNYFYVSMPAGPPQTPDLDPALPPSPLRGSPQEAPTHPSPTEGSLDPTAPLRDVDLIFRTIEQLTLKLNRLKAVETAHRELLRSLGRSSSTDATPLGGSAPEMDGWSQRPPNPDGDSPLSCALRSLQGPTTNAPGSRAPLAEDPAHDVGL
- the ARHGEF11 gene encoding rho guanine nucleotide exchange factor 11 isoform X13, encoding MSVRPPQALDSSRPGSKRHLPRLSSLSSLGDSSSERRSPGHHRQPSDSSETTGLVQRCVIIQKDQHGFGFTVSGDRVVLVQSVRPGGAAMRAGVQEGDRIVKVNGTMVTNSSHLEVVKLIKSGAYVALTLLGSPPPSAGLSGSQQDVNTVGAPRITPTCPPPPPPSPLPPPQRITDPKPLQDPEVQKHATQILRNMLRQEEAELQRFYEAYSRNPATAVEEQIEGARRRVSQLQLKILQETGGSMDSGRLCGDSGLAGFRVMEGRLSLDSQDGDSVLESGTERFPSVNEGLDRTGQPLIIGPEEDYDPGYFNNECDSLFQDLGKLKSRPAHLGVFLRYIFSQADPSPLLFYLCTDVCQQTTAKDSRGLGKDIWNIFLDRNAPLRVKVSEQLLAEIETRLRNGDDVRAALFEAQEMVMPEIQEQIQDYRTKRTMGLGSLYGENDLLDLDGDPQKERQVAEKQLAQLGDILSKYEEDRSSPMAFALSTYMNHTGIRSREPRVAGTSEKAQSLPDRDKWLPFFPKTKKSSSWVSQQSSSTKKDKDAMEDKKRNPILKYIGKPKISSQSTFHVPLSPVEAVKPGNVRNIIQHFENNQHYESQEPGTQRLSTGSFPEDLLESDGSRAEVKLGRSESLKGREEMKKSRKAENVPRSRSDVDMDAAAEATRLHQSASSSASSLSTRSLENPTPPYTPKMGRRSIESPNLGFGVDPFLPHLLEDEQGQLSDLEPELDSQNWQHMVSRELVANLPQKEIDRQEVINELFATEGSHLRILRVLDLLFYQRMRKESLLSREELALLFPNLPDLIEIHNSLSESMKKLREEGPIIKEIGDLMLSRFDGLAKEEIQQVAADFCSYQSIALELIKTKQRKETRFQIFMQEAESNPQCRRLQLKDLIISEMQRLTKYPLLLENIIKHTEAGTSEHDKLCRARDQCRDILKYVNEAVKQAENRHRLEGYQKRLDATSLERTSNPLAAEFKSLDLTSRRMIHEGPLTWRISKDKTVDLHVLLLEDLLVLLQKQDEKLVLKCHSKTALGSSDNKQTFSPVLKLNSVLIRSVATDKRALFIICTSELGPQIYELVALTSSEKNTWMELLEEAVQSATRNATFPPKRRTPEPTRVASSSLVLQDPDASPILSRGTSSGAEAEAEDCSSADDNPTVLLGREKPLALLEESVSSDVEEGEEELPAAPLPTGTDLEVADTLPTEQPGPPMRLPLPGPISTEGLAEAALEDVENLRLLILRRLLPCRDAEPEDDLTPTPSVIGGAGQAWVSVLSSQDSASQEVLAEPPNTAEDTKLQSSQEMDETAPAAEAPSSYKVVRKAQVEGAKEATPLPGSSQSETELQEGGGTNVDGNYFYVSMPAGPPQTPDLDPALPPSPLRGSPQEAPTHPSPTEGSLDPTAPLRDVDLIFRTIEQLTLKLNRLKAVETAHRELLRSLGRSSSTDATPLGGSAPEMDGWSQRPPNPDGDSPLSCALRSLQGPTTNAPGSRAPLAEDPAHDVGL
- the ARHGEF11 gene encoding rho guanine nucleotide exchange factor 11 isoform X16, with the protein product MSVRPPQALDRLSSLSSLGDSSSERRSPGHHRQPSDSSETTGLVQRCVIIQKDQHGFGFTVSGDRVVLVQSVRPGGAAMRAGVQEGDRIVKVNGTMVTNSSHLEVVKLIKSGAYVALTLLGSPPPSAGLSGSQQDVNTVGAPRITPTCPPPPPPSPLPPPQRITDPKPLQDPEVQKHATQILRNMLRQEEAELQRFYEAYSRNPATAVEEQIEGARRRVSQLQLKILQETGGSMDSGRLCGDSGLAGFRVMEGRLSLDSQDGDSVLESGTERFPSVNEISLNRNSVLSDHGLDSPRTSPVITARLFQHHRRQGSDTPFTPSAEQGLDRTGQPLIIGPEEDYDPGYFNNECDSLFQDLGKLKSRPAHLGVFLRYIFSQADPSPLLFYLCTDVCQQTTAKDSRGLGKDIWNIFLDRNAPLRVKVSEQLLAEIETRLRNGDDVRAALFEAQEMVMPEIQEQIQDYRTKRTMGLGSLYGENDLLDLDGDPQKERQVAEKQLAQLGDILSKYEEDRSSPMAFALSTYMNHTGIRSREPRVAGTSEKAQSLPDRDKWLPFFPKTKKSSSTKKDKDAMEDKKRNPILKYIGKPKISSQSTFHVPLSPVEAVKPGNVRNIIQHFENNQHYESQEPGTQRLSTGSFPEDLLESDGSRAEVKLGRSESLKGREEMKKSRKAENVPRSRSDVDMDAAAEATRLHQSASSSASSLSTRSLENPTPPYTPKMGRRSIESPNLGFGVDPFLPHLLEDEQGQLSDLEPELDSQNWQHMVSRELVANLPQKEIDRQEVINELFATEGSHLRILRVLDLLFYQRMRKESLLSREELALLFPNLPDLIEIHNSLSESMKKLREEGPIIKEIGDLMLSRFDGLAKEEIQQVAADFCSYQSIALELIKTKQRKETRFQIFMQEAESNPQCRRLQLKDLIISEMQRLTKYPLLLENIIKHTEAGTSEHDKLCRARDQCRDILKYVNEAVKQAENRHRLEGYQKRLDATSLERTSNPLAAEFKSLDLTSRRMIHEGPLTWRISKDKTVDLHVLLLEDLLVLLQKQDEKLVLKCHSKTALGSSDNKQTFSPVLKLNSVLIRSVATDKRALFIICTSELGPQIYELVALTSSEKNTWMELLEEAVQSATRNATFPPKRRTPEPTRVASSSLVLQDPDASPILSRGTSSGAEAEAEDCSSADDNPTVLLGREKPLALLEESVSSDVEEGEEELPAAPLPTGTDLEVADTLPTEQPGPPMRLPLPGPISTEGLAEAALEDVENLRLLILRRLLPCRDAEPEDDLTPTPSVIGGAGQAWVSVLSSQDSASQEVLAEPPNTAEDTKLQSSQEMDETAPAAEAPSSYKVVRKAQVEGAKEATPLPGSSQSETELQEGGGTNVDGNYFYVSMPAGPPQTPDLDPALPPSPLRGSPQEAPTHPSPTEGSLDPTAPLRDVDLIFRTIEQLTLKLNRLKAVETAHRELLRSLGRSSSTDATPLGGSAPEMDGWSQRPPNPDGDSPLSCALRSLQGPTTNAPGSRAPLAEDPAHDVGL